The genomic DNA TGAACGATCGATCTTCCCTGATTTGAGTCCTCTATTGTAATTGAAGTTACGTTGAGCAAGCGATCTGAAGAAGGTTTTGAGTTGATAGAGGAGTGCGTTGTCAACGGTGTTTCTTGCCGGCATAACGAAGTCGTTCCCTTCGACGCGGGCCATGTCGCCAAAATTAGCAACGACCCCTTTCACCTGCTCAGTGAAATCTACACGTTTCTTCTGAAGGTTTCTTTCTATCTCATCCGCGTAGCTGAGGAGTATCGATCTGACGGCTTCCTGAGCTCTGCCCTCCCTCTCATCATTTTCCCTGATGGCTCCAGAGACAAGAAACGGGTCTCTTCGGTCTGCTGGCCAAAACTTCACCTTTTCGAGTAGTTTGTCGAAGATGGCTGCATATAGTTCCAATCTAAAGTCACAGCGATCTTTTACGCTTGATCGTGATGAACACCCCTTCTCAAATCCTTCAACAATGCCATTGAGAATTGCCAATGGCTCTCTGTAAAACTGGGTAGAAGAAATACGCCCCACCATGCCAACGACTGTGGGATCATCATATTCCTTTTTGTACGCGACTTTTTCCCTGTCAGTCGCCATATCCCACCATATATGCATAAGTTCTATGAATGTCGGTGGTGAGATGAATTCGTTCTTGGCTTTTCTTTGCGCCCATTTCCTTGCTCTTTCGGTGTAGGCCCCGTAGATACTCCTATTCGAAATAAGGTCTACGTAGACCTTTTCGGCCATCTCGATGAATCTGGAAAATTTATATTTATAGACTGGGGACAAAGCGTAGTTTGTGCGTGCCATATGGATGACATGATCCGTCCATTCTGTTTTGTGAAAGGCTTCGTGTACAGCTATCCCTACGACAATATCTGCCTTGTCCGCTGGGATGGGGTACGCTCCTAGAACCGGTGAGGGGTCGAGAGCAATATCCTCCGTCTTGTAGGGCATTCCTTCCCAGACGACGGAGCCGATATTTCTGCCGATGTGCGAAACGGCTTTGCGGATGCCGCCCAGTAGCTTGGCCAGCTCCAGTAATTCAACGGACGATTTGTCCCTGCGCCAGTAGGCCGAGTGGCCGACTTCCGCGCTTACGAGGAGGCGCCTTTTGGGGGCTATGTTGCATTTGTATTCGCATCCACGCATGTGATGCCCTCAGATTGCCTTTTGCAGAAAATTGCTGTCGAACAGTACGTATTCGGTAACAACGTTTTCATCGTAGCCCTTGTTGAAATGCAAACCTGCCAGGATGGTTTCGAGTATTTCCTGGTTTGTCTGCAAGCTGACCGTCAAGGACTGCCGTAGCGTGGCGCCGACGGCCATCATGTCGCCCAACATAAGTGCTGTGCGGGTGGACACGTCCATGCCAAGGTCGCCGTGCCCGCGCAGAAAGTTCAGGGCGGCCATGATGTCCGCGGCCTGTTCCGGATTGATCCCCGTTTTCATAATCAGGACTTCTTTTTCGACTTCGTTCGGTAGGTAGTCCATCAGCAAAAAATAGAAACGATCACGGAGTGCAGCATCCAGCACCTCGGTTCCGACAAAATCTTCCCCTTCGTTTAACGTTGCGAAAAAGACAACGCCCTCTGCGACCTTCAGATGACCCAACTCTTCCAACCAGACGTCCCTAGTGTCCGAAAGGAGAGAAAAAAGCATGTTAAGAGCCTTGGGATGCTCCGGACGGTTGATCTCTTCGAGATGAATGACTGTGTTGGGCGTTTGAATGGCTTCAGGAAATAAAAACTGCCTGTATTTCGTCTCTCCTGCTTCCAGGGCGTACTCGCCGAACAGCTGACCCGGTTCGGAAAGAATCCCAACCTGAAAGGTCGACAGGGGGCGCTGGTAGATAGCGGCGAATTGCCTTACCAACGAAGATTTACCACACCCCTGACGGCCGGAGATCAGCACGTTCACCGGCTTTTTTTGCGAAAGCAGGTTGATCTTTTCGAAGATGTCGGCAAGATCTTTGCTCACATAGAAGTATGGATCTTCCGGAGGTATCGATAAATTCTCTTTTCTGTTTGCTGACATAATATTTGTACCTTACTGAAGTAGATGGAAATGATCTCTCTATATTTCCTTCACGGCTGTGAACAACCCTTGCAATACCAGGCTCCCCGATCAAGTAATGACGGGTAAAGTCATCAGGCCAGAAAATGCATTTGAGTCAGACATTTTTCGACATGGCGCAGGATGTCCTGACAGTCTTCGGTATAG from Desulfuromonas sp. TF includes the following:
- a CDS encoding vWA domain-containing protein, whose translation is MRGCEYKCNIAPKRRLLVSAEVGHSAYWRRDKSSVELLELAKLLGGIRKAVSHIGRNIGSVVWEGMPYKTEDIALDPSPVLGAYPIPADKADIVVGIAVHEAFHKTEWTDHVIHMARTNYALSPVYKYKFSRFIEMAEKVYVDLISNRSIYGAYTERARKWAQRKAKNEFISPPTFIELMHIWWDMATDREKVAYKKEYDDPTVVGMVGRISSTQFYREPLAILNGIVEGFEKGCSSRSSVKDRCDFRLELYAAIFDKLLEKVKFWPADRRDPFLVSGAIRENDEREGRAQEAVRSILLSYADEIERNLQKKRVDFTEQVKGVVANFGDMARVEGNDFVMPARNTVDNALLYQLKTFFRSLAQRNFNYNRGLKSGKIDRSRLFRVATNGSIFTMKKFFFELKNDIILLVDCTGSMAEPDKWAKIETIYQTLFLAILSYNSNARIFAYNERKDTCRITEIYMQGKFFSVTPHGRTASGEAIIATTLFLRDSKRRPIIIHLTDGASNWGCGVSDAIRHCEESKIRLLTLGLKCDPMNKDMLRKEYGKYVQFVENLNQLPLVFKKLFN
- a CDS encoding AAA family ATPase, translated to MSANRKENLSIPPEDPYFYVSKDLADIFEKINLLSQKKPVNVLISGRQGCGKSSLVRQFAAIYQRPLSTFQVGILSEPGQLFGEYALEAGETKYRQFLFPEAIQTPNTVIHLEEINRPEHPKALNMLFSLLSDTRDVWLEELGHLKVAEGVVFFATLNEGEDFVGTEVLDAALRDRFYFLLMDYLPNEVEKEVLIMKTGINPEQAADIMAALNFLRGHGDLGMDVSTRTALMLGDMMAVGATLRQSLTVSLQTNQEILETILAGLHFNKGYDENVVTEYVLFDSNFLQKAI